In the Helianthus annuus cultivar XRQ/B chromosome 11, HanXRQr2.0-SUNRISE, whole genome shotgun sequence genome, one interval contains:
- the LOC110890370 gene encoding ATP-dependent RNA helicase DBP2 isoform X2 — MSYVPPHLRKSVAATTTTTTVTATILNTTTTTTANHNLNSKSVHNAATRRSSSNNHIQPSRALAVPNAVFPRWKPSERVLRLKPEQIEEVRLRLNVDVTVTPDSPPAPAPIESFTDMCLDSSIMKDIAIHEYTTPTSIQAQAMPVALSGRDLLGCAETGSGKTAAFTIPMIQHCIAQPSVRRGDGPLALVLAPTRELAQQIEKEVKAFSQSLESFRTAIVVGGTNIADQRSELRTGVEIVVATPGRFIDHLQQGNTSLTRISYVVLDEADRMLDMGFEPQIREVMHNLPEKHQTLLFSATMPVEIEALAQEYLTNPVQVKVGKVSSPTENVSQNLEKITENEKIDQLLSLLVEEAVLAEKLGHQFPLTIVFVERKTRCDEVAEALVAQGLNAVALHGGRTQNEREGALRDFRHGPTNILVATDVASRGLDVTGVAHVVNLDLPKFLVSQIRKAIADVQSGNTVAFATGKVARRKEREAAAAHKEAQSKLPPTSINVDDKYKYMIAPAAMLRKEGSADDAWDD; from the exons ATGTCTTACGTACCTCCACACCTCCGTAAGTccgtcgccgccaccaccaccaccaccaccgtcaccgccACTATcctcaacaccaccaccaccaccaccgcaaaCCACAACCTCAACTCTAAATCCGTTCACAATGCAGCTACTCGCCGGAGCTCATCCAACAACCACATCCAACCGTCGCGAGCACTCGCCGTACCTAATGCCGTGTTTCCGCGTTGGAAGccttccgaacgcgttctacgcctTAAACCGGAACAG ATAGAAGAGGTCAGATTACGACTCAATGTTGATGTTACTGTGACTCCTGATTCTCCTCCCGCACCTGCACCAATCGAATCGTTTACAGACATG TGCCTGGACTCAAGCATCATGAAGGATATTGCGATTCATGAATACACGACACCTACCTCTATTCAGGCACAGGCGATGCCTGTTGCACTAAGTGGAAGGGATCTTTTAGGCTGTGCAGAAACAGGCAGTGGTAAAACTGCTGCTTTCACAATACCCATGATACAG CATTGCATAGCTCAGCCTTCTGTTAGACGTGGAGATGGTCCTTTGGCACTAGTGCTGGCTCCCACTAGAGAGCTTGCACAACAGATAGAGAAAGAG GTGAAGGCGTTCAGCCAATCGTTGGAGTCCTTCAGAACTGCAATCGTTGTGGGTGGAACAAACATTGCAGACCAG AGATCTGAGCTTCGGACGGGAGTTGAAATTGTGGTTGCTACACCTGGAAGATTTATCGATCATTTACAACAGGGGAACACATCTCTCACACGGATTTCATATGTCGTTCTGGATGAAGCAGATAGAATGCTTGATATGGGTTTTGAACCTCAAATACGAGAg GTGATGCATAATCTTCCAGAAAAACATCAAACACTATTGTTTAGTGCAACTATGCCAGTGGAGATTGAAGCATTAGCACAG GAATATCTAACGAATCCAGTACAAGTGAAGGTTGGGAAAGTGAGTAGCCCGACAGAGAACGTGTCCCAAAACTTGGAGAAAATTACCGAAAATGAAAAG ATTGATCAACTACTATCTTTGCTTGTTGAGGAAGCTGTACTAGCTGAAAAATTAGGCCACCAATTTCCTTTGACTATTGTATTTGTGGAACGAAAG ACAAGGTGTGATGAAGTTGCAGAAGCTTTGGTAGCTCAGGGTTTGAATGCTGTTGCTCTTCATGGAGGCCGAACTCAGAACGAAAGAGAAGGTGCCCTGCGTGATTTTAGACACGGGCCCACTAATATCTTG GTTGCTACTGATGTTGCATCTCGAGGCCTAGATGTTACAGGAGTTGCTCATGTAGTGAACCTGGACCTTCCAAAG TTCCTTGTATCACAAATAAGGAAAGCAATAGCAGATGTCCAATCTGGGAACACAGTGGCTTTCGCCACTGGCAAG GTTGCTAGAAGGAAGGAGAGGGAAGCAGCTGCTGCACACAAAGAAGCACAATCAAAGCTCCCACCGACATCTATTAATGTGGACGACAAGTACAAGTACATGATTGCACCTGCTGCAATGCTAAGAAAAGAGGGTTCTGCTGATGATGCTTGGGACGATTAA
- the LOC110890370 gene encoding DEAD-box ATP-dependent RNA helicase 52A isoform X1: protein MSYVPPHLRKSVAATTTTTTVTATILNTTTTTTANHNLNSKSVHNAATRRSSSNNHIQPSRALAVPNAVFPRWKPSERVLRLKPEQIEEVRLRLNVDVTVTPDSPPAPAPIESFTDMCLDSSIMKDIAIHEYTTPTSIQAQAMPVALSGRDLLGCAETGSGKTAAFTIPMIQHCIAQPSVRRGDGPLALVLAPTRELAQQIEKEVKAFSQSLESFRTAIVVGGTNIADQRSELRTGVEIVVATPGRFIDHLQQGNTSLTRISYVVLDEADRMLDMGFEPQIREVMHNLPEKHQTLLFSATMPVEIEALAQEYLTNPVQVKVGKVSSPTENVSQNLEKITENEKIDQLLSLLVEEAVLAEKLGHQFPLTIVFVERKTRCDEVAEALVAQGLNAVALHGGRTQNEREGALRDFRHGPTNILVATDVASRGLDVTGVAHVVNLDLPKTMEDYVHRIGRTGRAGSTGRATSFYTDRDMFLVSQIRKAIADVQSGNTVAFATGKVARRKEREAAAAHKEAQSKLPPTSINVDDKYKYMIAPAAMLRKEGSADDAWDD, encoded by the exons ATGTCTTACGTACCTCCACACCTCCGTAAGTccgtcgccgccaccaccaccaccaccaccgtcaccgccACTATcctcaacaccaccaccaccaccaccgcaaaCCACAACCTCAACTCTAAATCCGTTCACAATGCAGCTACTCGCCGGAGCTCATCCAACAACCACATCCAACCGTCGCGAGCACTCGCCGTACCTAATGCCGTGTTTCCGCGTTGGAAGccttccgaacgcgttctacgcctTAAACCGGAACAG ATAGAAGAGGTCAGATTACGACTCAATGTTGATGTTACTGTGACTCCTGATTCTCCTCCCGCACCTGCACCAATCGAATCGTTTACAGACATG TGCCTGGACTCAAGCATCATGAAGGATATTGCGATTCATGAATACACGACACCTACCTCTATTCAGGCACAGGCGATGCCTGTTGCACTAAGTGGAAGGGATCTTTTAGGCTGTGCAGAAACAGGCAGTGGTAAAACTGCTGCTTTCACAATACCCATGATACAG CATTGCATAGCTCAGCCTTCTGTTAGACGTGGAGATGGTCCTTTGGCACTAGTGCTGGCTCCCACTAGAGAGCTTGCACAACAGATAGAGAAAGAG GTGAAGGCGTTCAGCCAATCGTTGGAGTCCTTCAGAACTGCAATCGTTGTGGGTGGAACAAACATTGCAGACCAG AGATCTGAGCTTCGGACGGGAGTTGAAATTGTGGTTGCTACACCTGGAAGATTTATCGATCATTTACAACAGGGGAACACATCTCTCACACGGATTTCATATGTCGTTCTGGATGAAGCAGATAGAATGCTTGATATGGGTTTTGAACCTCAAATACGAGAg GTGATGCATAATCTTCCAGAAAAACATCAAACACTATTGTTTAGTGCAACTATGCCAGTGGAGATTGAAGCATTAGCACAG GAATATCTAACGAATCCAGTACAAGTGAAGGTTGGGAAAGTGAGTAGCCCGACAGAGAACGTGTCCCAAAACTTGGAGAAAATTACCGAAAATGAAAAG ATTGATCAACTACTATCTTTGCTTGTTGAGGAAGCTGTACTAGCTGAAAAATTAGGCCACCAATTTCCTTTGACTATTGTATTTGTGGAACGAAAG ACAAGGTGTGATGAAGTTGCAGAAGCTTTGGTAGCTCAGGGTTTGAATGCTGTTGCTCTTCATGGAGGCCGAACTCAGAACGAAAGAGAAGGTGCCCTGCGTGATTTTAGACACGGGCCCACTAATATCTTG GTTGCTACTGATGTTGCATCTCGAGGCCTAGATGTTACAGGAGTTGCTCATGTAGTGAACCTGGACCTTCCAAAG ACAATGGAGGACTACGTGCACCGAATCGGAAGGACAGGTCGTGCAGGATCAACGGGCCGGGCTACTTCATTCTATACAGATCGTGATATG TTCCTTGTATCACAAATAAGGAAAGCAATAGCAGATGTCCAATCTGGGAACACAGTGGCTTTCGCCACTGGCAAG GTTGCTAGAAGGAAGGAGAGGGAAGCAGCTGCTGCACACAAAGAAGCACAATCAAAGCTCCCACCGACATCTATTAATGTGGACGACAAGTACAAGTACATGATTGCACCTGCTGCAATGCTAAGAAAAGAGGGTTCTGCTGATGATGCTTGGGACGATTAA